A genomic window from Agrobacterium tumefaciens includes:
- a CDS encoding efflux RND transporter periplasmic adaptor subunit yields MKRFWIALSVLAIAAVGAWYFKDRLPLDQIPYLKQFASVSPQTQTETAKVHGGTAAQTSQNGQPAPQQGQRQGGGRRNGGPPTVSTIAVSKATLPMDATATGWAVAADITNIAPLQAGLVTEISAKDGQHIKAGDLILKMDDRIARAAVDKDKANIAADQATLEQTEAAFQRAANLVKQSAESQQVLDQARAARDSASAKIDADRATLASDQVTLEHMEIRAPFDGRLGDISVSPGAYLSAGVNIVTITKYDPISVSFRLSQRYLPQLREGIQKDTLVDVDPAATGGEAMQGMLRFYDNIVDQTSGTVLAKAEFKNDRGLLWPGQSVNVTAHFVSDDEMIVVPTVAVRPGPKGSFVYTVDDNHRVHMTPVEIARSNGDLTAIASGLTGGEHVIVEGQSELTDGQQIVEQFSEKGGAAGNLAANVTPEKVGTP; encoded by the coding sequence ATGAAACGTTTCTGGATCGCCCTCAGCGTCCTTGCCATCGCAGCCGTCGGCGCGTGGTATTTCAAGGACCGCCTGCCGCTCGACCAAATTCCCTATCTTAAACAATTTGCCAGCGTTTCACCGCAGACGCAGACCGAAACGGCCAAAGTGCACGGCGGAACAGCGGCACAGACCTCACAAAACGGCCAGCCTGCGCCGCAGCAAGGGCAAAGGCAGGGCGGCGGACGGCGCAATGGCGGACCGCCCACCGTCAGCACCATCGCCGTCAGCAAGGCAACGCTGCCGATGGACGCAACGGCGACGGGCTGGGCGGTTGCGGCCGACATCACCAATATTGCACCGCTTCAGGCGGGCCTCGTCACGGAAATCTCGGCCAAGGACGGCCAGCATATCAAGGCAGGCGATCTTATCCTCAAGATGGATGACCGCATCGCCCGTGCAGCCGTTGACAAGGACAAGGCCAATATCGCCGCCGATCAGGCAACGCTGGAGCAGACGGAAGCCGCTTTCCAACGCGCCGCCAATCTCGTCAAGCAGAGCGCTGAGTCCCAGCAGGTCCTAGATCAGGCAAGGGCGGCACGGGATAGTGCCAGCGCCAAGATCGACGCGGACCGCGCAACGCTCGCTTCCGATCAGGTGACGCTCGAACATATGGAAATTCGCGCCCCCTTCGATGGGCGGCTGGGCGATATCAGCGTCAGCCCCGGCGCCTATCTCAGCGCCGGAGTCAATATCGTCACGATCACGAAATATGATCCGATCTCGGTCAGTTTCCGGCTGTCCCAGCGCTACCTGCCGCAATTGCGGGAAGGTATCCAGAAGGACACGCTGGTGGATGTCGATCCAGCAGCGACGGGCGGCGAGGCCATGCAAGGCATGCTGCGCTTTTATGACAATATCGTGGACCAGACATCCGGCACCGTCCTTGCCAAAGCGGAATTCAAAAACGATCGCGGTCTTCTATGGCCCGGCCAGTCCGTCAATGTGACTGCCCACTTCGTCTCGGACGATGAGATGATCGTTGTGCCGACGGTTGCCGTCCGGCCAGGGCCGAAGGGCAGCTTCGTCTATACCGTCGATGACAACCACCGGGTTCATATGACACCCGTGGAAATTGCCCGCTCGAACGGCGATCTCACCGCCATTGCAAGCGGTCTCACCGGCGGCGAACACGTGATCGTCGAAGGCCAGTCCGAACTGACTGACGGTCAGCAGATCGTGGAGCAATTTTCCGAGAAGGGCGGCGCGGCCGGTAATCTGGCCGCCAATGTCACGCCGGAAAAGGTTGGCACCCCATGA
- a CDS encoding glycosyltransferase family 4 protein encodes MKTAIVHDWLTDRGGAEKVLHNLLEIYPHADLYCLVDFMSERDRGFLGGRPVNTSFIQKMPFARKKYRSYLPLMPLAIEQFDLSSYDLVISSSYAVAKGVITGPGQFHVSYIHSPIRYAWDLQHQYLKETKLTRGFASWIARAILHYIRMWDIRTSHGVDLMTVNSKFIRSRVRKCYGRDSTVIYPPVDTSHLSPSEWKGDYFVTASRLVPYKKVHLIVEAFAKMPDKRLVVIGDGPDMKRIREIATPNVEILGFVGNEELHKYMAEAKAFVFAAEDDFGIVPVESQALGTPVIAYGKGGVLETVIPLGASNQPTGLYFGEQTPEAICAAVQEFVDNSDRFDKNACIDNAARFSRERFLREFADTVNFALAERA; translated from the coding sequence ATGAAGACGGCAATCGTGCATGACTGGCTCACCGACAGAGGTGGGGCCGAAAAAGTGCTTCACAACCTTCTTGAAATTTATCCTCACGCGGATCTCTATTGCCTCGTCGATTTCATGAGCGAGCGCGACCGAGGTTTCCTCGGCGGGCGACCGGTCAACACGTCCTTCATTCAGAAGATGCCCTTCGCGCGAAAAAAATACCGTTCCTATCTGCCGCTCATGCCGCTCGCCATCGAGCAATTCGATCTCAGCAGCTACGATCTGGTGATTTCCTCAAGCTATGCTGTCGCCAAGGGCGTCATCACCGGCCCCGGCCAGTTTCATGTGTCCTATATTCACAGTCCGATCCGTTACGCCTGGGATCTCCAGCACCAGTATCTCAAAGAAACCAAGCTCACTCGCGGGTTTGCCTCCTGGATCGCGCGCGCCATTCTCCATTATATCCGCATGTGGGACATCCGCACCTCTCACGGCGTCGACCTGATGACGGTCAATTCCAAATTCATCCGCAGCCGCGTGCGCAAATGTTACGGGCGTGATTCCACCGTGATCTACCCGCCGGTGGACACATCACATCTGTCGCCCTCCGAATGGAAAGGCGACTATTTCGTAACCGCATCACGGCTCGTGCCCTACAAGAAAGTGCACCTGATCGTCGAAGCCTTTGCGAAAATGCCCGACAAACGACTGGTCGTCATTGGCGATGGACCGGACATGAAACGCATCCGTGAAATCGCCACGCCCAACGTCGAAATCCTCGGCTTTGTCGGAAATGAAGAGCTTCATAAATATATGGCGGAGGCCAAGGCTTTCGTCTTCGCCGCAGAAGACGATTTCGGCATCGTGCCGGTCGAATCTCAGGCGCTCGGCACACCGGTCATCGCCTATGGCAAAGGCGGCGTACTGGAAACCGTCATCCCCCTCGGCGCTTCAAACCAGCCGACCGGCCTCTATTTCGGCGAACAGACCCCGGAAGCGATCTGCGCCGCCGTCCAGGAATTCGTCGATAATTCCGACCGTTTCGACAAGAACGCCTGCATTGACAATGCCGCCCGTTTTTCCCGCGAACGCTTCCTGCGGGAATTCGCCGATACCGTGAATTTCGCGCTGGCGGAGCGGGCCTAA
- a CDS encoding invasion associated locus B family protein produces the protein MKHSHNRLWKSAFAILLVAAAVAGAARAQETEKTAAPLREVHGSWQLACAAPAPKSDTAAETPAATEVKPPCAIAQVQLEENTRKLVVSVEFRFDDAGTPDKLSGTMVLPFGLAVTKLFSVKSGNVRLQEVQVSTCLPVGCIVSFTPFIELVSALKEGKSLTIEAPDLQGRTVSFQLQSGGFSEALKRLESLR, from the coding sequence ATGAAGCACAGTCACAACCGGCTCTGGAAATCGGCTTTCGCCATTCTCCTTGTCGCTGCCGCGGTGGCGGGCGCAGCGCGCGCGCAGGAGACGGAGAAGACGGCGGCGCCTTTGCGGGAGGTTCACGGAAGCTGGCAGCTTGCTTGCGCTGCACCTGCTCCAAAGAGCGATACCGCCGCAGAGACGCCCGCGGCGACGGAGGTAAAGCCGCCCTGTGCCATCGCGCAGGTTCAGCTTGAGGAGAACACGCGCAAGCTCGTCGTCTCCGTCGAATTTCGGTTTGACGATGCCGGGACGCCGGACAAGCTTTCCGGAACCATGGTTCTGCCCTTCGGCCTCGCCGTCACAAAGCTGTTTTCAGTGAAATCCGGCAATGTGCGCCTGCAGGAAGTGCAGGTCAGCACCTGCCTGCCGGTGGGCTGCATCGTTTCTTTTACGCCCTTCATCGAGCTTGTCTCGGCGCTGAAGGAAGGCAAGAGCCTGACAATAGAGGCGCCCGACCTGCAAGGCCGAACTGTCTCGTTCCAGCTGCAGTCGGGCGGTTTTTCCGAGGCGCTGAAGCGCCTCGAAAGCCTGCGTTAG
- a CDS encoding polysaccharide export protein, which translates to MRLLNVSILLASAALAGCTVTAASGPDAATIESNASVKFSTKDKKKTAGVDYALIDINSSVLNYVGDTTSSTLLGSFGGGKGGVPALPMGVGDVVQVAIFESQAGGLFIPADAGSRPGNYISLPNQTVDREGNISVPYAGKIRATGRNVEDVQSEIEERLANRAIEPQVLITKISSRSAQASVLGDVKEPTKVQLSEAGDRVLDVISYAKGLSAPNIESYVTLIRRGKTARVNYNHLVSTPTENIYVVPGDTIMVERERRTYLAFGASGLNGRFEFEDADLKLSDALGKAGGLLDSRADPAQVYIYRIVKRDLLVKLGIDTSKFPGQEIPVIFRANLRDPSTFFASTKFPMQDRDIIYVTNSQATELYKFLDLVGSVPATTGNVAEDVLATRNAIRAF; encoded by the coding sequence ATGCGTTTATTGAATGTTTCGATTCTGCTTGCCTCTGCTGCACTGGCGGGCTGCACGGTCACTGCGGCATCAGGGCCGGATGCGGCGACAATCGAATCCAACGCTTCCGTAAAGTTCAGTACCAAGGACAAGAAGAAGACTGCAGGCGTTGACTACGCGCTCATCGATATAAACAGTTCCGTTCTCAACTATGTTGGCGACACCACCAGCAGCACGCTGCTCGGCAGCTTCGGCGGCGGCAAGGGTGGTGTTCCGGCTTTGCCGATGGGTGTTGGCGACGTGGTGCAGGTCGCGATCTTCGAAAGCCAGGCGGGTGGCCTCTTCATCCCCGCCGACGCAGGCAGCCGTCCCGGCAACTATATCAGCCTGCCGAACCAGACGGTGGACCGGGAAGGCAATATCAGCGTTCCCTATGCCGGCAAGATCCGCGCGACCGGTCGCAATGTCGAGGACGTTCAGAGCGAAATCGAAGAACGGCTGGCCAACCGCGCCATCGAGCCGCAGGTCCTCATCACCAAGATTTCCAGCCGCTCCGCGCAGGCTTCCGTGCTTGGCGACGTCAAGGAGCCAACGAAGGTCCAGCTTTCGGAAGCGGGTGATCGCGTTCTCGACGTCATCTCCTATGCCAAGGGTCTGAGCGCCCCGAATATCGAATCCTACGTCACCCTGATCCGCCGCGGAAAGACCGCGCGTGTCAATTACAACCACCTCGTCAGCACGCCCACCGAAAACATCTATGTGGTTCCGGGCGACACCATCATGGTGGAGCGTGAGCGCCGCACCTATCTGGCCTTCGGCGCTTCCGGTCTCAATGGACGTTTCGAGTTCGAGGATGCGGATCTGAAGCTGTCGGATGCACTCGGCAAGGCCGGCGGATTGCTGGATTCCCGTGCGGATCCCGCTCAGGTGTATATCTATCGTATCGTCAAGCGCGATCTTCTCGTAAAGCTCGGTATCGACACCTCGAAGTTCCCGGGCCAGGAAATTCCGGTCATCTTCCGTGCCAACCTGCGCGATCCCTCAACTTTCTTCGCCAGCACGAAGTTCCCGATGCAGGATCGCGATATCATCTATGTCACGAATTCGCAGGCTACCGAGCTTTACAAGTTCCTGGATCTCGTCGGTTCCGTTCCCGCGACGACTGGCAATGTCGCCGAGGACGTGCTCGCGACGCGCAACGCCATACGGGCCTTCTAA
- a CDS encoding ABC transporter substrate-binding protein, with protein MRRKLAFLASAALLLAPGVMMAQEKGGVINVATIGEPPTLDAMASTADLVGIVTQHIFETLYTFDKGWKVTPLLAESLPEISANGKTYTIKLRQGIKFHDGSDMTSEDVVASLGRWMKIASRGKQAAGFIDKISAPDAGTVTITLKQPYAPLTSLLAFNNSAAIILPAEKQAEPMAEFIGTGPYMLKERKADQYIQLVRFDGYKSRDGESDGYGGARHQYLDEIRFVPVPDPNTRVEAAVSGQYDYVDSIPVESFDKVKSSSASQPLMLKPFGYPVFVFNTKEGLSSKLEVRKAVTEALNMEDMLAAAFGSTDFYALDGAYYPSNFSWHSEEGVKGTYNVGNPEAAAEKLKAAGYNGEPLRILTSRQYEFHYKMAQVAAEYLKLAGFKVDMQVVDWATLTQRRADPKLWDVYITHSPFLPEPALIGALSTGSPGWWDTPARKAAVDAFTSEADPEKRVALWANVQKTIYAELPLIKIGDFNAVAAKSNKLEGVDPAPWPYFWNASVTK; from the coding sequence ATGAGACGTAAACTTGCATTTCTCGCCAGCGCTGCTTTGCTGCTTGCGCCGGGTGTGATGATGGCTCAGGAAAAGGGCGGCGTCATCAATGTCGCCACGATCGGCGAGCCGCCGACGCTTGATGCGATGGCGTCGACTGCCGATCTCGTCGGTATCGTCACGCAGCATATTTTTGAAACGCTCTACACCTTCGACAAGGGCTGGAAGGTTACGCCGCTTCTGGCGGAAAGCCTGCCCGAGATCAGTGCTAACGGCAAAACCTATACGATCAAGCTGCGGCAGGGCATCAAGTTCCATGACGGCAGCGACATGACCTCGGAAGATGTCGTCGCTTCGCTGGGCCGCTGGATGAAGATCGCCTCGCGCGGCAAGCAGGCCGCCGGTTTCATCGACAAGATCTCCGCACCGGATGCCGGAACGGTCACGATTACCCTCAAGCAGCCCTATGCGCCGCTGACCTCGCTGCTTGCCTTCAACAATTCGGCAGCCATCATTCTGCCGGCCGAGAAGCAGGCCGAACCAATGGCCGAATTTATCGGCACCGGCCCCTATATGCTGAAGGAACGCAAGGCGGATCAATATATCCAGCTCGTCCGTTTCGATGGCTACAAGTCCCGTGATGGCGAAAGCGACGGATATGGTGGCGCACGCCATCAATATCTCGATGAAATCCGTTTCGTTCCGGTGCCTGATCCGAATACCCGTGTCGAGGCCGCCGTTTCCGGCCAGTATGATTATGTCGATTCCATTCCGGTCGAATCCTTCGACAAGGTGAAGTCGTCGTCGGCCTCGCAGCCGCTGATGCTGAAGCCTTTTGGTTATCCGGTCTTCGTGTTCAACACCAAGGAGGGGCTTTCTTCCAAGCTGGAGGTCCGCAAGGCGGTGACCGAAGCGCTGAACATGGAGGATATGCTGGCGGCTGCCTTTGGCAGCACGGATTTCTATGCGCTTGACGGCGCTTATTATCCGTCCAATTTCTCCTGGCATTCGGAAGAGGGCGTCAAGGGCACTTACAACGTCGGCAACCCGGAAGCCGCCGCCGAAAAGCTGAAGGCTGCCGGTTATAATGGCGAGCCGCTGCGCATCCTCACCAGCCGGCAGTATGAGTTCCACTACAAGATGGCGCAGGTCGCGGCGGAATATCTGAAACTTGCCGGTTTCAAGGTGGATATGCAGGTGGTGGACTGGGCGACGCTGACACAGCGTCGCGCCGACCCGAAGCTCTGGGATGTCTATATCACCCACAGCCCCTTCCTGCCGGAGCCGGCGCTGATCGGTGCGCTTTCCACCGGTTCACCGGGCTGGTGGGATACGCCGGCGCGCAAGGCGGCGGTTGATGCCTTCACCTCCGAAGCCGATCCGGAGAAGCGCGTCGCGCTCTGGGCCAACGTGCAGAAGACGATCTATGCCGAGCTTCCGCTCATCAAGATCGGTGACTTCAACGCCGTGGCAGCCAAGTCCAACAAGCTGGAAGGCGTCGATCCGGCTCCCTGGCCGTATTTCTGGAACGCTTCGGTCACGAAGTAA
- a CDS encoding efflux RND transporter permease subunit — translation MIANFCINRPVATTLLAIGLVLAGLAGFSLLPVAALPKVDFPTISVSSSLSGASPQTMATSVTTPLVKQFETIPGVSEISATNTLGNSSIVLQFDLNRDIDAAAADVQAAISRAQRQLPSNMTTTPSYRKTNPADAPVLLLAVNSKEMPTSKVDEIAENIISPLLSTISGVAQVSIYGAQTYAVRIGLDPAQLQARGLGVDTVTTAIAQANNQVPVGALQNDNQRLTIEADTQRTDAAAFRSLVVSTNNGAPIHLGDIANVTDSIDNTNAGSWFDGQQAIVLAVQRQPDANTVDVVDAIRAKLPALHQQLPPSVNINVMNDASTAIKDAISDVQFTLFLTIGLVVAVIYLFTGHLTATIIPGLAVPLSLITAFGAMYVLGYSIDNISLLGLTLSVGLVVDDAIVMLENILRLHEKGLTMREAALQGAAEVSNTILSMSVSLVAVFIPILLMGGVIGRLFNEFGMVVTLAIMASALVSLTVTPMLASRLSGQSSRPPAIIRWFDAGFERTLRGYGKAVGWCLSHRRVVLASFLASIAASLYLFETLPSSFFPQEDIGRLSVSTQAREDISYTAMRDLQAQVADQIRKNPAVVHVTSIVGGNSRNPLNNGSMFVELKPKEERAPLSQVLSELGQATSKVAGIRTYINPQQSLRFGGRSSASQYQLVVQGLNADTTNEWSNKLMEAMRRDRTFTSVTSDAQNGAIAATISVDPEKAAAFGITNDQLRKTLEMSFGGYTAAQIQSTGDSYDVIVEFDSSKQWNDDFLSDINILSAKTGVLVPLSNFAALTRTQAPVTINQTGQLVSTTISFNLPDGVALSDATGRINEIKSTIGLPQDVFTSYGGTAAIFQQSQGNTGILILAAVLTIYVVLGVLYESFIHPLTILSGLPAAAFGALVALKVMGMDFSIIALIGLLMLIGIVKKNAIMMIDVAVELIREQAEPPARAIHEACVRRFRPIMMTTFCALLGALPIALGSGASSELRQPLGVAVVGGLIVSQLLTLFITPVIFVEMDRFGSFLTGLFSRKKKAGKHAEPQKPESTDEPDSVAA, via the coding sequence ATGATCGCGAATTTCTGCATCAACCGGCCCGTCGCAACCACCCTCCTCGCAATCGGCCTTGTGCTGGCCGGGCTTGCGGGTTTCAGCCTGCTGCCCGTCGCCGCGCTGCCGAAGGTCGATTTTCCCACGATCAGCGTGTCCTCGTCCCTGTCGGGCGCCTCACCGCAAACCATGGCAACCTCGGTCACAACGCCGCTGGTGAAGCAGTTTGAGACCATTCCGGGCGTCAGCGAAATCAGCGCCACCAACACGCTCGGCAACAGCTCGATCGTGCTGCAATTCGATCTCAACCGCGATATCGACGCCGCGGCCGCCGACGTTCAGGCCGCAATTTCACGCGCGCAGCGGCAATTGCCGAGCAATATGACAACGACGCCGAGCTATCGCAAGACCAACCCCGCCGATGCGCCGGTGTTGCTGCTTGCCGTCAACAGCAAGGAAATGCCGACCAGCAAGGTGGACGAAATCGCCGAGAATATCATCTCGCCGCTTCTTTCCACCATTTCTGGCGTCGCGCAGGTCAGCATCTATGGCGCACAGACCTATGCGGTGCGCATCGGCCTCGATCCCGCCCAGCTTCAGGCAAGGGGGCTCGGGGTCGATACCGTCACCACCGCCATCGCGCAGGCGAACAACCAGGTCCCGGTCGGCGCATTGCAAAATGACAATCAGCGCCTGACGATCGAGGCGGATACCCAGCGCACCGATGCGGCCGCCTTCCGCTCGCTGGTCGTGTCCACAAATAACGGCGCACCCATCCACCTCGGCGATATCGCCAATGTCACCGACAGTATTGACAACACCAATGCCGGCAGCTGGTTCGATGGCCAGCAGGCCATCGTTCTTGCCGTACAACGTCAGCCGGACGCCAACACCGTGGATGTGGTGGATGCCATCAGGGCCAAGCTGCCGGCGCTTCACCAGCAATTGCCGCCCTCGGTCAATATCAACGTCATGAACGACGCATCGACCGCCATCAAGGACGCGATCTCCGACGTGCAGTTCACGCTGTTTCTCACGATCGGGCTGGTGGTTGCGGTCATCTATCTTTTCACCGGCCACCTGACGGCAACCATTATTCCGGGTCTTGCCGTGCCGCTGTCGCTCATCACGGCTTTCGGCGCGATGTATGTTCTGGGCTATAGCATCGACAATATCTCACTGCTCGGATTGACCCTGTCGGTGGGGCTTGTGGTGGACGATGCGATCGTCATGCTGGAAAACATCCTTCGCCTGCACGAAAAAGGCCTGACAATGCGGGAGGCGGCGCTTCAGGGCGCGGCGGAAGTCAGCAATACCATTCTGTCCATGTCCGTTTCGCTGGTGGCTGTTTTCATTCCCATTCTGTTGATGGGCGGGGTTATCGGCAGGCTCTTCAACGAATTCGGCATGGTCGTCACGCTCGCGATCATGGCGTCTGCACTCGTGTCGCTGACAGTCACACCGATGCTTGCCTCGCGCCTTTCCGGCCAGTCCTCCAGACCTCCGGCCATCATCCGCTGGTTCGACGCCGGTTTCGAGCGCACGCTTCGTGGTTATGGCAAGGCCGTTGGCTGGTGCCTCTCACACCGCCGCGTGGTTCTCGCCTCGTTTCTGGCTTCCATCGCCGCCTCGCTCTATTTGTTCGAAACGCTGCCCTCCAGCTTCTTCCCGCAGGAGGATATTGGCCGCCTTTCCGTATCGACGCAGGCGCGCGAGGATATTTCATACACGGCCATGCGCGATCTTCAGGCGCAGGTCGCCGACCAGATCCGCAAGAACCCGGCTGTGGTGCATGTTACCTCCATCGTCGGCGGCAATTCCCGTAATCCGCTGAACAACGGCTCGATGTTTGTTGAACTAAAGCCCAAAGAAGAACGCGCGCCGCTGAGCCAGGTGCTGAGTGAACTGGGGCAGGCCACATCGAAAGTGGCGGGCATCCGCACCTATATCAATCCGCAGCAGAGCCTGCGTTTCGGCGGGCGCAGCTCCGCCAGCCAGTACCAGCTTGTCGTTCAGGGCCTGAATGCCGATACCACCAATGAATGGTCAAACAAGCTGATGGAGGCGATGCGCCGGGACCGGACATTCACCTCCGTCACCTCCGATGCCCAGAACGGTGCGATCGCCGCGACAATCTCGGTCGATCCGGAAAAAGCAGCAGCCTTCGGTATCACCAACGATCAATTGCGCAAGACGCTGGAAATGTCCTTCGGTGGTTATACGGCAGCGCAGATCCAGTCGACCGGCGACAGTTATGACGTGATCGTTGAATTCGACAGTTCGAAACAGTGGAATGACGATTTCCTGAGCGATATCAACATTCTTTCCGCCAAAACCGGCGTACTGGTTCCACTTTCAAACTTCGCCGCCCTCACCCGTACACAGGCGCCAGTCACCATCAACCAGACGGGCCAGCTCGTCTCCACAACGATCTCCTTCAACCTGCCGGATGGCGTGGCGCTTTCCGATGCGACGGGCCGGATCAACGAAATCAAAAGCACGATAGGCCTGCCACAGGACGTGTTCACCAGCTATGGCGGCACGGCGGCGATCTTCCAGCAGAGCCAGGGCAACACCGGCATCCTCATTCTGGCGGCAGTGCTGACCATCTATGTGGTTCTGGGCGTGCTTTATGAAAGCTTCATCCATCCGCTGACCATCCTGTCCGGTCTGCCGGCGGCGGCCTTCGGCGCACTGGTGGCGCTGAAGGTCATGGGCATGGATTTCTCGATCATTGCGCTTATCGGCCTGTTGATGCTGATCGGCATCGTCAAGAAAAACGCCATCATGATGATCGACGTGGCGGTGGAGTTGATCCGCGAACAGGCAGAGCCGCCCGCCCGCGCCATTCACGAAGCCTGCGTACGCCGGTTCAGGCCGATCATGATGACGACATTCTGCGCTCTGCTCGGCGCCCTGCCCATCGCGCTTGGCTCGGGCGCAAGCTCCGAACTGCGCCAGCCGCTCGGCGTCGCAGTCGTCGGCGGGCTCATCGTCTCACAATTGCTGACGCTATTCATCACGCCTGTCATCTTCGTGGAAATGGACCGGTTCGGCAGCTTCCTCACCGGGCTGTTCTCCCGCAAAAAAAAGGCTGGAAAACATGCCGAACCACAAAAGCCGGAAAGCACGGACGAACCTGACTCCGTCGCGGCCTAA